In Pleomorphomonas sp. T1.2MG-36, a single window of DNA contains:
- the fliQ gene encoding flagellar biosynthesis protein FliQ yields the protein MNEFDALDLVRDAIWTIIIGSGPAVLAAMTVGVVIALLQALTQVQEITLTFIPKIVAILLTIVATGPFIGAQIYAFTEIVYGRIESGF from the coding sequence ATGAACGAGTTCGACGCTCTCGACCTGGTTCGCGATGCCATCTGGACCATCATCATCGGCTCAGGACCGGCCGTCCTCGCCGCCATGACGGTGGGCGTGGTCATCGCGCTTCTTCAGGCGCTGACGCAGGTGCAGGAAATAACGCTGACCTTCATTCCGAAGATCGTCGCCATCCTGCTGACCATCGTCGCCACCGGCCCGTTCATCGGCGCCCAGATCTACGCTTTCACGGAAATCGTCTACGGCCGGATCGAGAGCGGGTTCTAG
- a CDS encoding rod-binding protein: MAISPPSDIILDVARAADPERLKVATAKLDRLAETASTAFASLLPAASDAGNALVGLASATTAIDPAPSAPFDLHRARLRLQNETAMTAGMDRTAAAVGDRRAKTLESFEAMVLSTFIGSMLPEGAEDVYGSGTAGDVWKSMLSDQLGRQMARAGGIGIADRLAAGHVANLEPASAGPSPLRLAALLSTVPRI; the protein is encoded by the coding sequence ATGGCCATCTCTCCCCCGTCGGATATCATTCTCGACGTCGCCCGCGCCGCCGACCCAGAGCGGCTCAAGGTCGCCACCGCCAAGCTTGATCGGTTGGCGGAGACTGCCAGCACGGCCTTCGCCAGCCTGTTGCCAGCCGCATCCGATGCGGGCAACGCCCTTGTCGGGCTGGCGAGCGCCACGACCGCGATCGATCCCGCTCCCTCGGCGCCGTTCGACCTTCATCGCGCCCGCCTGCGTCTCCAGAACGAAACGGCCATGACCGCCGGTATGGACCGAACAGCCGCTGCCGTCGGCGATCGCCGAGCCAAGACGCTGGAGAGCTTCGAGGCGATGGTGCTGAGCACCTTCATCGGTTCGATGCTGCCGGAAGGCGCTGAGGATGTCTATGGCTCCGGCACCGCCGGCGACGTCTGGAAATCCATGTTGTCCGACCAGCTCGGTCGGCAGATGGCCAGGGCCGGTGGCATCGGCATCGCCGACCGCCTCGCCGCCGGACATGTCGCCAACCTCGAGCCTGCCTCGGCCGGCCCCTCGCCGCTCCGTCTCGCCGCCCTTCTCTCAACCGTCCCACGTATCTGA
- the flgF gene encoding flagellar basal-body rod protein FlgF: MQSSLYVSLSAQVALANRLDTLASNVANLSTAAYRADEVKFDTYLSRAGTDPVAYSSMGETFISSDKGGLRETGNDLDVAVDGDGWLAVQTPAGNVYTRDGRLQVSADGVLQTVAGNPILDPGGASILVDPDSGRLSIGRDGMISQNGRAIGALGLFSIPDEAKLARGTNSGVIPDRPAVPVVDFVGQGVAQGFVEEANVNPVLEMTRLIEVTRAFEQVTAASNKSEQSMQDAIKRLGQVT; this comes from the coding sequence GTGCAGAGTTCGCTTTACGTCTCGCTGTCGGCGCAGGTCGCGCTGGCCAACCGTCTGGACACACTGGCCAGCAACGTCGCCAACCTTTCCACGGCCGCCTATCGCGCGGACGAGGTGAAGTTCGATACCTATCTGTCGCGGGCGGGCACCGATCCCGTCGCCTATTCCTCGATGGGCGAGACCTTTATCTCTAGCGACAAGGGCGGGCTGCGCGAAACCGGCAACGACCTCGACGTTGCGGTGGACGGCGACGGCTGGCTGGCGGTTCAAACCCCCGCCGGCAACGTCTACACGCGCGACGGCCGCCTGCAGGTGTCAGCCGACGGCGTTTTGCAGACCGTCGCGGGCAATCCCATCCTCGATCCGGGCGGGGCCTCGATCCTTGTCGATCCCGATTCCGGCCGTCTATCGATCGGCCGGGACGGAATGATCTCCCAGAACGGCCGGGCGATCGGTGCCCTCGGTCTGTTCTCCATCCCCGACGAGGCGAAGCTGGCGCGTGGCACCAACTCCGGCGTGATCCCCGACAGGCCCGCCGTTCCCGTGGTCGACTTCGTCGGCCAGGGCGTCGCGCAAGGCTTTGTGGAAGAGGCGAATGTCAATCCCGTGCTGGAGATGACGCGCCTCATCGAGGTGACGCGGGCCTTCGAACAGGTCACCGCCGCGTCGAACAAGTCGGAACAGTCCATGCAGGACGCCATCAAGAGACTGGGTCAGGTCACGTGA
- the flgD gene encoding flagellar hook assembly protein FlgD, with product MQVNTANSQNSGSPSTSKTSGSGGSLDYDSFLKLFMAEMKNQDPTAPTSSTEYIAQFATFSQVEQSMQTNTKLDGLLSSLALSQADGIIGRTLTSEDGSVSGKVTAVRIVNGGALADLDSGKSVVLGPGVIIT from the coding sequence ATGCAAGTCAACACCGCAAACAGCCAGAACTCGGGATCGCCTTCGACCTCGAAAACGTCCGGTTCGGGCGGCTCCCTCGACTATGACTCCTTCCTGAAGCTGTTCATGGCCGAGATGAAGAACCAGGACCCGACGGCTCCCACCAGTTCGACCGAATACATCGCGCAGTTCGCCACCTTCTCGCAGGTCGAGCAGTCGATGCAGACGAACACCAAGCTCGATGGTCTCCTGTCCTCGCTCGCGCTGTCGCAGGCCGACGGCATCATCGGCCGCACCTTGACCTCGGAGGACGGCAGCGTTTCCGGCAAGGTCACCGCGGTCCGCATCGTCAACGGCGGCGCGCTCGCCGATCTCGACTCCGGCAAGTCGGTGGTGCTCGGCCCCGGCGTGATCATCACCTGA
- a CDS encoding flagellar biosynthesis protein FlgN, with protein sequence MDEPLAAVATPFEPAASTALSANPDTWSNPDGSTPIEVLALLKAIARLEQVVDQETQSLRAGETPAFEDLNYRKSHGLLELTRAMRLVDPLSIGDDLRDRLESFRDQLERNRMLLKTHLDATREISAILTAAIRDAESDGTYAPPQRLWTLPQ encoded by the coding sequence ATGGACGAACCGCTCGCCGCCGTCGCCACCCCATTCGAACCCGCCGCCTCGACGGCGCTGTCCGCCAATCCCGACACCTGGAGCAATCCCGACGGCAGCACGCCGATCGAGGTTCTTGCCCTTCTCAAGGCCATCGCCCGCCTGGAACAGGTGGTGGATCAGGAGACACAGTCGCTCAGGGCCGGCGAGACGCCTGCCTTCGAGGACCTCAACTACCGCAAGAGCCATGGTCTCCTGGAACTGACGCGCGCCATGCGCCTCGTCGATCCCCTGAGCATCGGCGACGATCTTCGCGATCGGCTGGAAAGCTTCCGCGATCAGCTCGAACGCAACAGAATGCTGCTCAAGACCCATCTCGACGCCACGCGCGAGATTTCGGCCATCCTGACCGCAGCCATCCGCGATGCCGAGTCAGACGGCACCTACGCACCGCCGCAGCGCCTTTGGACGTTGCCGCAATGA
- the flgK gene encoding flagellar hook-associated protein FlgK, producing MSLSMALNVANSSLQTSGVQTATTSRNIAGGREDSYSRKTATVITGIGGTVQVVSIQRATDTALYKTMLKATSASATQDALLDGLTKLSQTIGDPELDQSPAAKLGDLNDKLQQYAANPSNTILAQAVLSSAATLTTTLNQATTTVQATRALADADMGTSVQRINDLLAKIDTLNTSIVHGTVSGADITDSLDSRDNLISQLSEEIGISVVTRDNNDVAIYTDGGVALFETHPREVTFQATNIFNASTVGNAVYVDGVAVVGGPSSMPSSTGRLAGLATLRDEVGTTYQNQLDEIARGLIEAFTESDPSGTGPDVPGLFTWPAGTIPAGATIETGLAGVIKVNSAVDPSTGGSLDLIRDGITYDYNTTNEAGFTERLNTLVTELGEARVFDPNSGADPTNTLADYAASSASWLEFNRQQVDTASTYQSTMLQRASQALSNTTGVNLDDELSKQLEIERTFAASAKLIAAVDKMLQDLLNAV from the coding sequence ATGTCCCTCTCGATGGCCCTCAACGTCGCCAATTCCTCTCTGCAGACCTCCGGCGTGCAGACGGCGACGACGTCGCGCAACATCGCCGGCGGCAGGGAGGATTCCTACTCGCGCAAGACGGCGACCGTCATCACCGGCATCGGCGGAACGGTCCAGGTGGTGTCCATCCAGCGCGCCACCGATACGGCCCTCTACAAGACCATGCTGAAGGCCACGTCGGCCTCGGCCACGCAGGACGCGTTGCTCGACGGTCTCACCAAGCTGTCCCAGACCATCGGCGATCCCGAGCTCGACCAGAGCCCGGCGGCCAAGCTTGGCGATCTCAATGACAAGCTGCAGCAATACGCCGCCAACCCCAGCAACACCATCCTCGCCCAGGCCGTGCTGAGTTCGGCCGCCACGCTGACGACCACGCTCAACCAGGCGACAACGACGGTGCAGGCCACCCGGGCGCTCGCTGACGCCGACATGGGCACGTCGGTGCAACGCATCAACGACCTTCTCGCCAAGATAGACACGCTCAACACCAGCATCGTTCATGGCACCGTGTCGGGCGCCGACATCACCGACAGCCTGGACAGCCGCGACAACCTGATCTCCCAGCTCTCCGAGGAAATCGGCATTTCCGTCGTGACGCGCGACAACAACGACGTCGCCATTTACACCGACGGCGGCGTCGCGCTGTTCGAGACCCATCCACGCGAGGTCACGTTCCAGGCGACCAACATTTTCAACGCTTCCACCGTGGGCAACGCCGTCTACGTCGACGGTGTGGCCGTGGTCGGCGGCCCATCATCGATGCCCAGCAGCACCGGCCGCCTCGCCGGCCTTGCCACCCTGCGCGACGAAGTGGGCACCACCTATCAGAACCAGCTCGACGAGATCGCCCGCGGCTTGATCGAAGCCTTCACGGAAAGCGACCCATCCGGCACCGGGCCGGACGTCCCCGGACTGTTCACATGGCCGGCGGGAACCATACCGGCCGGCGCCACCATCGAGACAGGCCTCGCCGGTGTTATCAAGGTCAACTCGGCCGTCGACCCGTCGACTGGCGGTAGCCTCGACCTCATCCGCGACGGCATCACCTACGACTACAACACGACCAACGAGGCCGGCTTCACCGAGCGGCTGAACACCCTGGTCACCGAACTCGGCGAAGCGCGTGTCTTCGACCCCAACTCCGGTGCCGATCCCACCAACACGCTGGCCGACTACGCTGCCTCTTCGGCGAGCTGGCTCGAGTTCAACCGACAGCAGGTCGATACCGCATCGACCTACCAGTCGACCATGCTGCAGCGCGCCTCCCAAGCGCTGTCCAACACCACCGGCGTCAACCTCGACGACGAGTTGTCGAAGCAGCTCGAAATCGAGCGCACCTTCGCGGCGTCCGCCAAGCTCATCGCTGCGGTCGACAAAATGCTTCAAGACCTGCTCAACGCCGTCTGA
- the flaF gene encoding flagellar biosynthesis regulator FlaF — protein sequence MHQFSYADIVGDAVNLARQHEAEAMDHAVELLQRAKAKGSRSREATDAILYLRRLWSYLIEDLASPDNDLPDRLRADLISIGLWIIKEAEQIRRNESENFDGLIEINGIIRAGLA from the coding sequence ATGCATCAGTTTTCCTACGCCGACATCGTCGGCGATGCCGTCAACCTCGCGCGCCAGCACGAGGCCGAGGCCATGGACCATGCCGTCGAACTGCTCCAACGGGCCAAGGCCAAGGGCAGCCGCTCGCGGGAGGCCACCGACGCCATCCTCTATCTCCGTCGCCTCTGGAGCTATCTCATCGAAGATCTCGCCAGTCCCGACAACGATCTGCCGGACAGGCTGCGCGCCGATCTCATCTCGATCGGTCTGTGGATCATCAAGGAAGCGGAACAGATCCGCCGCAACGAGTCCGAGAACTTCGACGGGCTGATCGAGATCAACGGCATCATCCGGGCGGGTCTCGCATGA
- the flbT gene encoding flagellar biosynthesis repressor FlbT — translation MSSRSMHIGLRARERLYINGAVIRVDRKVSIELLNDVSFLLEAHVMQPEETTTPLRQLYFAVQMIMIDGADNRSARSIAAGLIASLDRTLINPDIRTGLRAVEAQLAAERPFDALKTIRSLFPVEAGVLGGLIAA, via the coding sequence ATGAGCAGCCGTTCCATGCACATCGGTCTTCGCGCCCGTGAGCGCCTCTACATCAACGGCGCGGTGATCCGCGTCGACCGCAAGGTCTCCATCGAACTCCTGAACGACGTGAGCTTCCTTCTCGAAGCCCACGTCATGCAGCCCGAAGAGACGACGACGCCGCTGCGCCAGCTCTACTTCGCGGTTCAGATGATCATGATCGACGGAGCCGACAACCGCAGCGCCCGCTCTATCGCCGCCGGCCTGATCGCCTCGCTCGACCGGACGCTGATCAACCCTGACATCCGCACCGGCCTGCGGGCCGTGGAGGCTCAACTCGCCGCCGAACGCCCCTTCGACGCCCTCAAAACCATCCGCTCGCTGTTTCCGGTCGAGGCCGGCGTGCTGGGCGGGCTCATCGCCGCCTGA
- the fliI gene encoding flagellar protein export ATPase FliI → METLADRVATAAHELGYIRVGGRVSEVAPDAFRLRGLSRHVRLGDRVEIAASDGARLAEVLRIDGDGVTVKPFAPRLDVGLGASAWHAGPVVLAPHPSWKGRVIDAMAAPVDGLGPLMPGMAAVPVDGRPPNALRRARVKKPIRTGVRAFDLFTPICAGQRIGIFAGSGVGKSTTLSMIARSRAFDTVVIALVGERGREVREFLDDSLGDNRARSVTVVATGDESPMMRRLAPRTAMAVAEYFRDRGEEVLLIVDSVTRYAHAARDVALAAGEPAVARGYAPSVFTTLPELLERAGPGEEGGGSITGVFAVLVDGDDHNDPVADNIRGTLDGHIVLDRAIADQGRYPAVNVLGSISRLAQHVWSREERDLVLRLRSLIARFEDTRDLRLMGGYQAGQDPELDQAVSLVPRIYDGLRQNPTDPLSQDAFRELAEKMQPAPATG, encoded by the coding sequence CTGGAAACTCTCGCCGATCGTGTCGCAACCGCTGCCCACGAGCTCGGCTACATCCGCGTCGGCGGGCGCGTGTCGGAGGTCGCTCCCGATGCGTTCCGTCTTCGGGGGCTGTCGCGCCACGTTCGCCTTGGCGATCGCGTAGAGATCGCCGCCTCGGATGGGGCGCGGCTTGCCGAGGTGCTGCGCATCGATGGTGACGGCGTCACCGTCAAGCCGTTCGCGCCTCGTCTCGATGTCGGCCTCGGTGCATCTGCCTGGCACGCCGGGCCGGTGGTTCTGGCCCCGCATCCGTCATGGAAGGGGCGGGTCATCGACGCCATGGCCGCGCCGGTCGACGGGCTTGGCCCGCTGATGCCCGGCATGGCGGCCGTGCCTGTGGACGGTCGCCCGCCCAATGCGCTTCGCCGCGCCCGCGTCAAGAAGCCGATCCGCACCGGCGTACGCGCCTTCGATCTTTTCACGCCGATCTGCGCCGGACAGCGCATCGGCATCTTTGCCGGCTCGGGTGTGGGCAAGTCGACGACGCTGTCGATGATTGCCCGCTCCCGCGCCTTCGATACGGTTGTCATCGCCCTGGTCGGCGAACGCGGCCGCGAGGTGCGCGAGTTTCTCGACGACTCCCTCGGCGACAACCGCGCCCGCTCGGTGACGGTGGTGGCAACCGGGGACGAGAGCCCGATGATGCGCCGGCTCGCGCCGCGCACCGCCATGGCGGTCGCCGAGTATTTCCGCGACCGGGGCGAAGAAGTGCTGCTGATCGTGGACTCGGTGACCAGATATGCCCATGCGGCTCGTGACGTGGCGCTCGCAGCTGGCGAGCCGGCCGTGGCGCGCGGCTATGCGCCGAGTGTCTTCACCACTCTGCCCGAGCTTCTGGAACGGGCTGGCCCCGGAGAGGAGGGCGGCGGTTCGATCACCGGGGTGTTCGCCGTTCTCGTTGACGGCGACGACCATAACGATCCCGTGGCCGACAACATTCGCGGCACCCTCGACGGCCATATCGTGCTGGACCGGGCAATCGCCGATCAAGGCCGCTATCCCGCTGTCAACGTGCTTGGATCGATCTCCCGCCTTGCCCAGCACGTCTGGAGCCGCGAGGAGCGCGATCTGGTGCTGCGGCTCCGGAGCCTGATCGCCCGCTTCGAGGACACCCGCGACCTGCGCCTCATGGGGGGCTATCAGGCCGGGCAGGACCCCGAGCTCGATCAGGCCGTGTCGCTGGTGCCGCGCATCTACGATGGCCTCCGCCAAAACCCGACGGATCCGCTCAGCCAGGATGCCTTCCGGGAACTCGCCGAGAAAATGCAGCCGGCGCCGGCCACGGGTTGA
- a CDS encoding flagellar biosynthetic protein FliR: MTAIGSTTVLAVCLLFCRIGGVLMLMVGVSSARVPMQVRLFLAFGLTLAVAPLLLGQASAAITDDAPVTLLRLIVAETFTGLFIGFLGRLFFLALQMLSHAMAMTVGFSMPDTAVEDQEALPAMTTLIMLTATLMFFLTDQHVKVLEAVISSYRVLPITGAFDPQGSLIEVTDTLSAAFWLALRLANPFIIYGLVINFTLGLVNKMTPSIPVYFISMPFVLFGGLMLFYFTAVEFQQLFVLGFADWLASQ, translated from the coding sequence ATGACCGCTATCGGTTCGACCACCGTTCTGGCCGTCTGCCTGCTGTTCTGCCGCATCGGCGGCGTGCTGATGCTGATGGTCGGCGTGTCGAGCGCCCGCGTGCCGATGCAGGTCCGCCTGTTCCTCGCCTTCGGCCTGACGCTTGCGGTCGCTCCGCTTCTTCTTGGCCAGGCGTCGGCAGCCATCACCGACGATGCTCCGGTGACATTGCTGCGTCTCATCGTTGCCGAGACCTTCACCGGCCTCTTCATCGGCTTTCTCGGACGCCTGTTCTTTCTGGCCTTGCAGATGCTGTCCCACGCCATGGCGATGACCGTCGGCTTCTCGATGCCCGACACCGCCGTCGAGGATCAGGAGGCGCTGCCGGCCATGACCACCCTGATCATGCTGACGGCGACGCTGATGTTCTTCCTGACCGATCAGCACGTGAAGGTGCTGGAAGCGGTCATTTCCTCCTACCGCGTGCTTCCGATCACCGGCGCCTTCGATCCGCAGGGCAGCCTCATCGAAGTGACGGATACGCTTTCGGCCGCCTTCTGGCTGGCGCTGCGCCTTGCCAACCCCTTCATCATCTACGGCCTGGTGATCAACTTCACCCTCGGCCTCGTCAACAAGATGACGCCTTCCATTCCCGTCTACTTCATCTCGATGCCCTTCGTGCTGTTTGGGGGCCTGATGCTGTTCTACTTTACCGCTGTCGAGTTCCAGCAGCTGTTCGTACTGGGCTTTGCGGACTGGCTGGCCTCGCAATGA
- the flhA gene encoding flagellar biosynthesis protein FlhA, which yields MSNLSLSPPAGAKSASGSRDIGFAIGIVAILAVLFLPIPPILIDTGLALSIALSVLILMVALWIQRPLDFSSFPTILLIATLLRLALNVATTRQILSGGHVGDGAAGHIIQGFSRLVMSGDFVIGLVIFAILIIVNFVVITKGATRIAEVGARFTLDAIPGKQMAIDADLSAGLITDKEAQLRRRELEEESTFFGSMDGASKFVRGDAIAGIIITAVNIFGGIVIGSTRHGLPVSEAADAFVKLAVGDGLVTQIPALIVSLAAGLLVSKGGTRGSAEQAVMGQLGGYPRALVVAAGLLAGLSLVPGLPLLPFLIPAVLMGFVARAIPKRRAERAAAEAAEKTRLEQATKSETKDSVKEQLRTNEIELCLGKQIAARMMNNHGELAHRVGKMRRKFAQQYGFVVPDIKLGDSVAMPQKEYRIKIHGTVIAAQEMRLGEVMVITGDTAGPDVPGDETREPAFGMKAMWVSQDYVNEVTREGYTPIDSMSVMLTHLSEVLRNNLPQLLSYKDMRILIDRLDPEYKRLVDDICPSQISFSGLQAVLKLLLAERVSIRNLHLILEAVAEIAPHVRRAEQIAEHVRMRIAQQICGDLADGGTLKVLRLGNRWDLTFHQGLKRDGKGDVIEFDIDPRLVEQFGTEVSEAVRSRLSQGHSFAVVTAPEARPYVRLIVERLFPSLPVLSHVEIARGVEVEALGTIS from the coding sequence ATGTCGAACCTCAGCCTGTCGCCCCCCGCCGGAGCCAAGAGCGCCTCCGGCTCCCGCGACATCGGCTTCGCCATCGGCATCGTCGCCATTCTGGCCGTGCTGTTCCTGCCGATCCCGCCGATCCTGATCGACACCGGCCTCGCGCTGTCGATCGCCCTGTCGGTGCTGATCCTGATGGTGGCGCTGTGGATCCAGCGCCCGCTCGATTTCTCCTCCTTTCCGACGATCCTCTTGATCGCCACGCTGCTGCGTCTCGCCCTCAACGTGGCGACGACGCGACAGATCCTGTCGGGCGGTCATGTCGGCGACGGGGCGGCCGGCCACATCATCCAGGGCTTTTCGCGCCTGGTGATGAGCGGCGACTTCGTCATCGGCCTCGTCATCTTCGCCATCCTGATCATCGTCAACTTCGTGGTCATCACCAAGGGCGCCACCCGCATCGCCGAGGTGGGGGCCCGCTTCACGCTGGATGCCATCCCCGGCAAGCAGATGGCCATCGATGCCGACCTGTCGGCAGGCCTGATCACCGACAAGGAAGCCCAGCTGCGCCGGCGCGAGCTTGAGGAGGAAAGCACCTTCTTCGGCTCGATGGACGGGGCATCGAAGTTCGTGCGCGGCGACGCCATCGCCGGCATCATCATCACCGCCGTCAACATCTTCGGCGGCATCGTCATCGGCTCCACGCGCCACGGCCTGCCGGTATCGGAAGCCGCCGACGCCTTCGTCAAGCTCGCGGTCGGCGACGGCCTGGTCACCCAGATTCCCGCTCTGATCGTCTCGCTGGCCGCCGGTCTTCTGGTGTCCAAGGGCGGCACCCGGGGCTCGGCCGAGCAGGCGGTCATGGGCCAGCTGGGTGGCTATCCTCGCGCACTCGTCGTGGCGGCCGGTCTGCTGGCCGGCTTGTCGCTGGTGCCCGGCCTGCCCCTCCTGCCCTTCCTCATTCCGGCTGTCCTGATGGGCTTCGTCGCCCGGGCCATCCCCAAGCGCCGCGCCGAGCGCGCCGCCGCCGAGGCCGCCGAAAAGACGCGTCTCGAGCAGGCGACCAAGTCGGAAACCAAGGACTCGGTCAAGGAGCAGCTCCGCACCAACGAGATCGAGCTTTGCCTGGGCAAGCAGATCGCCGCGCGCATGATGAACAATCATGGAGAACTGGCCCATCGCGTCGGCAAGATGCGGCGCAAGTTCGCCCAGCAGTACGGCTTCGTGGTTCCCGACATCAAGCTCGGCGACAGCGTGGCCATGCCGCAGAAGGAGTACCGCATCAAGATCCACGGCACCGTCATCGCCGCCCAGGAAATGCGGCTCGGCGAGGTGATGGTGATCACCGGCGACACGGCCGGCCCGGACGTTCCCGGCGACGAGACGCGCGAGCCCGCTTTCGGCATGAAGGCCATGTGGGTGTCGCAGGATTACGTGAACGAAGTGACGCGCGAAGGCTACACGCCGATCGACAGCATGTCGGTGATGCTCACCCACCTTTCGGAAGTGCTGCGCAACAACCTGCCGCAGCTCCTCTCCTACAAGGACATGCGCATCCTGATCGACCGCCTCGATCCCGAGTACAAGCGTCTCGTCGACGACATCTGCCCGTCGCAGATTTCCTTTTCCGGTCTTCAGGCGGTGCTGAAACTCTTGCTCGCCGAGCGCGTATCGATCCGCAATCTTCACCTCATCCTGGAAGCGGTCGCCGAGATCGCCCCCCACGTTCGCCGTGCCGAGCAGATCGCCGAACACGTCCGCATGCGCATCGCCCAGCAGATCTGCGGCGACCTCGCCGATGGCGGCACGCTCAAGGTGCTGCGCCTCGGCAACCGCTGGGATCTCACATTCCATCAGGGCCTGAAGCGCGACGGCAAGGGCGACGTCATCGAGTTCGACATCGATCCGCGCCTCGTCGAGCAGTTCGGCACCGAGGTATCGGAAGCGGTGCGCAGCCGCCTGTCGCAAGGCCACAGCTTCGCGGTGGTCACCGCGCCCGAGGCGCGACCCTACGTCCGGCTCATCGTCGAACGGCTGTTCCCGTCGCTGCCGGTACTGAGCCACGTGGAAATCGCGCGCGGCGTCGAAGTGGAAGCGCTCGGAACCATCTCATGA
- a CDS encoding flagellar hook-associated family protein yields MKTTYISTQAASTASRLSILKMQTELAKNTKELSSGRWADVGLELGNKTGRTISLRQDYQRLDAIRDTNGLVASRLDTSQAALDGVLKNAQDFAASLIAVRSGKVGAEVIADDAKNNLQSLIASLNTSINGEYLFAGINTDVRPVADYYATPTSTTKAAFDSELASYCTSVGAATPGDLSASDLEAFIDVNLAGLFDAASWSDPATGWSSASSQNVKSRISTSELIETSANANDAAFRKLAMAYTMISELADSGLSEKAYQTLIDKTAQIVGDATVDVTVVKARLGTAQERLSNANGRIKAQMDILNRNINNFEQVDPMEAQTRISALETQLDMAFALTSRMQQLSLLNYL; encoded by the coding sequence ATGAAAACCACCTACATCTCGACCCAGGCGGCGTCCACGGCGTCCCGCCTTTCCATCCTGAAGATGCAGACCGAGCTTGCCAAGAACACCAAGGAGTTGAGCTCCGGTCGGTGGGCCGATGTCGGCCTCGAACTTGGCAACAAGACGGGGCGCACCATTTCTCTGCGCCAGGACTACCAGAGGCTCGATGCGATCCGCGACACTAACGGACTGGTCGCCTCCCGTCTCGATACCAGCCAGGCGGCGCTCGATGGCGTACTGAAGAACGCTCAGGACTTCGCGGCCTCGCTGATCGCGGTCCGCTCCGGCAAGGTCGGAGCCGAAGTGATCGCCGACGACGCCAAGAACAATCTGCAATCGCTGATCGCCTCGCTCAACACATCGATCAATGGCGAGTATCTGTTTGCCGGCATCAACACCGACGTTCGTCCGGTTGCCGACTATTACGCAACGCCGACCTCGACGACAAAGGCGGCCTTCGACAGCGAGCTCGCCAGCTACTGCACCAGCGTCGGAGCCGCGACGCCGGGCGACCTTTCGGCCAGCGATCTTGAGGCGTTCATCGACGTCAACCTCGCCGGCCTGTTCGACGCCGCGAGCTGGTCCGATCCGGCGACCGGCTGGTCGTCGGCCTCGAGCCAGAACGTCAAGAGCCGCATTTCGACCTCCGAACTGATCGAAACCTCGGCCAACGCCAACGACGCGGCCTTCCGCAAGCTGGCCATGGCCTACACGATGATCAGCGAACTCGCCGACTCCGGCCTGTCCGAGAAGGCCTATCAGACCCTGATCGACAAGACCGCGCAGATCGTCGGCGACGCCACCGTGGACGTCACCGTCGTCAAGGCCCGCCTGGGCACCGCCCAGGAACGGCTCAGCAATGCCAACGGCCGCATCAAGGCGCAGATGGATATCCTCAACCGCAACATCAACAATTTCGAGCAGGTCGATCCCATGGAGGCTCAGACGCGCATATCCGCGCTGGAGACCCAGCTCGACATGGCGTTTGCCCTGACCAGCCGCATGCAGCAGCTCAGCCTGCTCAACTATCTCTGA